The Argonema galeatum A003/A1 DNA segment CGATGTGCCTTACAAATCCCAGCACGATGGGGTAATGCACGCCTGCGGTCACGATGGACATACGAGTATAGCACTGGGAACAGCTTACTATCTTTCTCAACACCGCCAAAACTTCGCCGGTACGGTAAAAATTATCTTCCAACCCGCTGAAGAAGGACCAGGTGGCGCAAAGCCAATGATTGAAGCTGGGGTATTGCAAAATCCCGATGTTGATGCCGTAATCGGCCTCCATTTGTGGAACCAGCTGCCTCTTGGTACTGTAGGCGTTCGCAGTGGCGCGTTGATGGCGGCAAGCGAGGGTTTCCGGTGTACGATTATGGGTAAAGGGGGACATGGTGCGATACCGCATCAAACGATCGATTCGATCGTAGTTGCTGCCCAGATTGTGAATGCTTTGCAGACGATCGTATCGCGGAATGTGAGTCCCATAGATTCGGCGGTGGTGACGGTAGGAGAATTCCATGCTGGGACGGCAATTAATGTGATTGCCGATAAGGCAAAAATAGGTGGCACAGTGCGGTATTTCAACCCCGATCTGGGAGAGTTTTTACCGAAACGAATTGAGCAGATTATTGCGGGAATTTGCCAAAGTCACGGCGCAAGTTACGATTTTAATTATTGGCGGCAATATCCAGCCACAATTAATAATAGTGCGATCGCAGAATTGGTGCGATCCATCGCCTTGGAAGTAGTAGAAACTCCCTTGGGAATAGTGCCAGAATGTCAAACAATGGGTGCAGAAGATATGTCTTTCTTCCTACAAGCAGTACCAGGTTGCTATTTCTTTTTAGGTTCTGCCAATCTTAGTATGAATTTGGCATATCCACACCATCATCCCCGATTTGATTTTGATGAAACTGCATTGGAGATGGGAGTAGAAATATTTGTTCGGTGTGTGGAAAAGTTTTGTCGTTAGGGACTGATAAGCGCTACGCGAACGGGAGTAAGGCTTGACAAACAAAAGCTGTATGCGGTATTATAGATATAATCTCTATTATACTGCAACTCTGATATCTAAGTTAAGAGCATAACAGTAATTCTTTTGTGGAAAAAACAGGTTGATGCACTTACCTGAGTCCGAACGTATAATTTACGCACGCAATCCCTTGATACAGGTTGCGTGTCAATTGCGTTTTCCACCTATTATTAAGATTTCTCACCAAGAGCCAGTTGAGTTTCAGGATGAAATCAGATTTCAGTACCCACATTTTGATGGTAATAAGTCACAATTTCCTTCCGAAATTTCCCAAGTAATACAACAATTTGGCTTGCCACAGTTGAACGATTTGTTTTATCGCTTCAAATCTGAAGATCAGATGTGGCAATTATTGATTGCTAAGGACTTTATTACTCTAACCACATCTACATACCAAAGGTATGAACAATTCAAAAAACGCTTTAGGGAAGCTGTGGAAATTTTTGAACGCATATATAAACCCTCATTCTATAGCAGGGTTGGACTTCAGTATCAAGACTTAATCATCCGCTCAAAACTCGGACTTGAGGATAAAAGCTGGTCAGATTTAATTACAGAGCGTATTGCTTCAGAGTTATACAATCCAGAACTTTCGTCCTCTCTCCAGTCAATTATGAAGAATTTAATTTTAAAAACAGAGCATGGTCAAGTTAACTTCAATCACGGACTTGTTACTGTGAAAGAGGCCGGAAAAGACAACGAAGAAGTTGCTTACTTGCTTGATGCCGATTTTTATACAGAACAAAAAGTAGAGAGGGATGGAAATGTTTGGAACATACTCGATCAGTTCAACAAGTGCGCCAGAGAACTTTTCAGGTGGAGCATCTCAGACATCCTCCACGATGCTATGCAACCCCAGGCAATTGATACAAAAACGGAGGAATAGTCAGACCTCGACAGGTATAGCTACAAGAAACTTTTTTGTTGATAGGGAGAGTGGCAAAACTCTTGAAATCCAGCATCTTTCCTTTGATTTGATGATGCCTGATTCTTCAGTGTCTTTCACAACTGACGTGCAATTATCACCAGCTAAGTTGATGGCACTGCTAAAATGCTTGGTAATTCTTCAATCTCTGCCAGAAGCTGCTTTAGAAGAAGCTGCTGATGAACTTAAAGGAATTGCTGATTTTTACTCTGATCGTTTCTCTCAAGCGAACTTACCTATCATTCCAGCTAGTTCCATCAAAGGTAAATTGAGATCTGTACAGATTAGCCCACCTATCGTTTTGGAACCATAGCTTGTCTAAACAGTTACTTTATGAAAAAGCAAGCTATCTACCAGCCGTCAAATAAAAACGCCTCCTTAAGACAAGGGGAAATATTAACGGGTGTGGCTCAGTATAATCCTGTCCTTGGTGAGCTATCACCAGATGCACAAGAAGTATCTTTCGATATGGTTATTCATCCTTACGCAATTGTAGTTACTCAAGACTGTGACTTAGACTGGGATTACAAAGCTAGACAAAGTAGTAGTCCTCAGCTATCCAAAATTTTGAATTCTGTAATTTTATGCGGTATTTCAACAGCAAGAGAAGTTAGAGATATAGCAGATAAAAATGTTATGAACTCTGGAGAGTGGGGACTCGTTAAATCCCAACGACATGATAGATTTTATTTTTTTGAAAAAATTCCTCCCGAATGCGATCTCGAACAGATCGGTTTACCCGAACTTACGGCTGACTTCAAAAAAATTTTTGGAATAGATACAGCAACCTTGTATCGTCAACTCGAACTTTGTATGGTAAAGCGACGAGCCGTTCTATCCAGTCCCTACTTGGAGCATTTCTCTAGACGATATCATAGTTTTCATGGCAGGGTTGCATTACCTTCTCAATACGAAAGTCAACGAGAAAGTTAATATCTTGATGTTGAGGGTGCATAGACGGAGCATAGACGGGATAACAAATCACCGCACTATACCGTACAAAAGTTATCTGCTGAAAGGCTTTATCTAAACAATGTCAACACAATTTATCAATTTACTCGCAATTTTTGGGAGTGCGATCGCAAACTATCCCTAAATCAACAAACTTCAACAAATTCGTGTATTAGCAAAAAGCGATCGCTATTAAAAATTAAGACGGCGATAGATTTCAGACAAGGGAAGTTCTATATTTAAGCTGTGCAGGACAATCGACTGTTCAAGCAGATCGTAAACTTGCCATTGCCAGCGATTGTTGCTGTTGCGATCGAGGTTGTGATATTGCTCAATGTAGGGTTCAGTTTGACTAACTAGCACATATTCACAAAAGCTACAAAGGGAGCGATATTTTCTAAACTTTTCACCGCGATCGTAGGCTTCAGTGGAGGGCGAAAGAACTTCGACTATCAGTAAAGGATTGAGAATTTCATCGGTGCGATCGCCATTTAATTCTGGTTCGCCATTAACCACCATCAAATCGGTGTAGGTTCCGCACTGATATTCGGGAATCCAAACCCGCAAATCGCTATTATACAAGCGAAAATCGGTGTCTCTCAGCAAAAATCCCAAGTAAATTAACAAGTTACAGGCGATCGCGCTGTGGACTTCTGAACCTCCTGACATATCGATCATCTCTCCATTACAATATTCGTGACGTTCTTCGGCGGTTTCCTCGATCGCCCGGTATTCATCTGGAGTGAAGCAAGTCTTTGTCGCATCTGGAGCAAGGTTTGGCAGGTTGGTTTGAGCAATGACCACAATCACACCTCCTGAATAATTAGACCTTAAACTTGATTAAAAAGTTAGTTTTTGAAACAGATCGGCAATGGGGAGAGTAAAACCAGTGACGATATCTTCACCATCTAAGGAGTCAGTAGACTTAAGAAGGCGATCGGGCGATTGGGCCGATCGATACACCAAAACATATTGTTCTTTAGGATGAATTACCCACACTAAACGCGCCCCATTCTCGAAATATTCCACCAGTTTGTTGTGAATTTCTTCGACTGTATTGCTAGGAGATAATATTTCTACAGCCAGATCGGGCGCACCTTCTAGGAAGCCATCAGGGAGGTCATCTAGCCCTTGCAAACGTTCTTTGGCCATGAACGAAATATCTGGCGATCGCTTATTCCCCGATTTCATCTTGAAGGCGGTGCTGGAGTCGAACATTGCACCTAATTTTTGCGTCGATACGCAGTTAAACAAGGCAGCACTCAAAATAATGGCAACATAGCCGTGTTTTGCACCTGAGTTTCCCATATCAATTAGTTCTCCATTCACAATTTCGTAGCGGTGTCCATCTCGGTTCAGCGCCATGAATTCGGCATCAGTCCAGATTTTTTGCTCTGGTGAGTTTTCTATTTGGCTTTCAGTCAGGTTTTCGGGTGGGTTTTGAATTAGCGTAGACATGGGTTTCTCCTAGA contains these protein-coding regions:
- a CDS encoding M20 metallopeptidase family protein: MISTFLSSPYDDLSRIRSEIRSLQPRLVEWRRGLHQRPELGFREKLTSEFIAKKLQQWGIEHQTGIAQTGILATIPGGLPGPVLAIRADMDALPIQEENDVPYKSQHDGVMHACGHDGHTSIALGTAYYLSQHRQNFAGTVKIIFQPAEEGPGGAKPMIEAGVLQNPDVDAVIGLHLWNQLPLGTVGVRSGALMAASEGFRCTIMGKGGHGAIPHQTIDSIVVAAQIVNALQTIVSRNVSPIDSAVVTVGEFHAGTAINVIADKAKIGGTVRYFNPDLGEFLPKRIEQIIAGICQSHGASYDFNYWRQYPATINNSAIAELVRSIALEVVETPLGIVPECQTMGAEDMSFFLQAVPGCYFFLGSANLSMNLAYPHHHPRFDFDETALEMGVEIFVRCVEKFCR
- a CDS encoding TIGR04255 family protein translates to MHLPESERIIYARNPLIQVACQLRFPPIIKISHQEPVEFQDEIRFQYPHFDGNKSQFPSEISQVIQQFGLPQLNDLFYRFKSEDQMWQLLIAKDFITLTTSTYQRYEQFKKRFREAVEIFERIYKPSFYSRVGLQYQDLIIRSKLGLEDKSWSDLITERIASELYNPELSSSLQSIMKNLILKTEHGQVNFNHGLVTVKEAGKDNEEVAYLLDADFYTEQKVERDGNVWNILDQFNKCARELFRWSISDILHDAMQPQAIDTKTEE
- a CDS encoding Uma2 family endonuclease codes for the protein MVIAQTNLPNLAPDATKTCFTPDEYRAIEETAEERHEYCNGEMIDMSGGSEVHSAIACNLLIYLGFLLRDTDFRLYNSDLRVWIPEYQCGTYTDLMVVNGEPELNGDRTDEILNPLLIVEVLSPSTEAYDRGEKFRKYRSLCSFCEYVLVSQTEPYIEQYHNLDRNSNNRWQWQVYDLLEQSIVLHSLNIELPLSEIYRRLNF
- a CDS encoding Uma2 family endonuclease; this encodes MSTLIQNPPENLTESQIENSPEQKIWTDAEFMALNRDGHRYEIVNGELIDMGNSGAKHGYVAIILSAALFNCVSTQKLGAMFDSSTAFKMKSGNKRSPDISFMAKERLQGLDDLPDGFLEGAPDLAVEILSPSNTVEEIHNKLVEYFENGARLVWVIHPKEQYVLVYRSAQSPDRLLKSTDSLDGEDIVTGFTLPIADLFQKLTF